One Xiphophorus hellerii strain 12219 chromosome 1, Xiphophorus_hellerii-4.1, whole genome shotgun sequence DNA segment encodes these proteins:
- the idh3g gene encoding isocitrate dehydrogenase [NAD] subunit gamma, mitochondrial isoform X2 → MAAHSAVLSVSRIINPIWGRHLGNTVKVFGTTLTSHRNKTLHVPPPAKYGGRHTVTLIPGDGIGPELLSHVVEVFRFSCVPVDFEVVHVNSALEAEDDIDNAITAIRRNGVALKGNIETKHTMPPSMKSRNNLLRTSLDLYANVMHCQSLPGVQTRHRNIDIMIIRENTEGEYSSLEHESVSGVVECLKIITRSNSLRIAEYAFQLAREKGRRRVTAVHKANIMKLGDGLFLQCCREVASGYPDITFDSMIVDNTTMQLVSKPQQFDVMVMPNLYGNVVSNVCAGLVGGPGLVPGANYGRDYAVFETATRNTGKSVAGKNIANPTAMLLASCMMLDHLKLYNYANLIRNAVLTTMNETRLHTADLGGQGTTSEVVQSIMRIIQSKGQLTADI, encoded by the exons ATGGCTGCTCACAGTGCTGTGCTCTCTGTCTCCAGGATTATAAATCCTATCTGGGGTCGACACTTGGGAAATACGGTTAAA GTATTTGGAACAACTTTGACAAGTCACCGGaataaaacacttcatgtt CCCCCTCCTGCAAAGTATGGAGGTCGACACACTGTGACCCTGATACCCGGGGATGGAATCGGTCCAGAGCTTCTGAGTCATGTTGTAGAGGTTTTCAG GTTCAGCTGTGTGCCTGTGGACTTTGAGGTTGTGCATGTCAACTCTGCACTGGAGGCCGAGGACGATATCGATAATGCCATTACCGCCATCCGCCGAAATGGAGTTGCTCTTAAAG GTAACATAGAGACCAAACATACCATGCCGCCATCTATGAAATCCAGAAATAATCTCCTACG CACAAGCTTGGATCTGTATGCCAACGTGATGCACTGCCAGTCCCTCCCTGGAGTCCAAACTCGGCACAGGAACATCGACATCATGATCATCAGGGAGAACACAGAAGGAGAATACAGCAGTCTGGAGCACGAG AGTGTATCGGGGGTAGTGGAGTGTCTGAAGATCATCACCAGGAGCAATTCCCTCCGGATTGCTGAGTATGCGTTTCAACTGGCTCGGGAGAAAGGTCGTCGCAGGGTCACTGCAGTGCATAAAGCCAATATCAT GAAGCTTGGAGACGgcttgtttttgcagtgctgcaGGGAAGTGGCCTCTGGATACCCCGACATCACTTTTGACAGCATGATTGTGGATAACACCACCATGCAG CTTGTGTCCAAACCCCAACAGTTTGACGTGATGGTGATGCCTAATCTGTATGGGAACGTTGTCAGCAACGTGTGCGCCGGCCTGGTGGGAGGGCCTGGCCTTGTGCCTGGCGCTAATTATGGTCGGGACTATGCCGTGTTTGAAACG GCTACAAGGAACACAGGGAAAAGTGTTGCAGGGAAAAACATTGCTAACCCCACTGCTATGCTGCTGGCTAGTTGCATGATGCTGGACCACCTCAA GCTTTACAACTATGCCAACTTGATAAGGAATGCAGTACTCACCACAATGAATGAAACTAGG TTGCACACAGCGGATCTGGGGGGTCAGGGCACCACATCTGAGGTGGTCCAATCCATCATGAGGATCATCCAGAGCAAAGGACAGCTCACTGCAGACATCTAA
- the idh3g gene encoding isocitrate dehydrogenase [NAD] subunit gamma, mitochondrial isoform X1 — MAAHSAVLSVSRIINPIWGRHLGNTVKVFGTTLTSHRNKTLHVSDNIPPPAKYGGRHTVTLIPGDGIGPELLSHVVEVFRFSCVPVDFEVVHVNSALEAEDDIDNAITAIRRNGVALKGNIETKHTMPPSMKSRNNLLRTSLDLYANVMHCQSLPGVQTRHRNIDIMIIRENTEGEYSSLEHESVSGVVECLKIITRSNSLRIAEYAFQLAREKGRRRVTAVHKANIMKLGDGLFLQCCREVASGYPDITFDSMIVDNTTMQLVSKPQQFDVMVMPNLYGNVVSNVCAGLVGGPGLVPGANYGRDYAVFETATRNTGKSVAGKNIANPTAMLLASCMMLDHLKLYNYANLIRNAVLTTMNETRLHTADLGGQGTTSEVVQSIMRIIQSKGQLTADI; from the exons ATGGCTGCTCACAGTGCTGTGCTCTCTGTCTCCAGGATTATAAATCCTATCTGGGGTCGACACTTGGGAAATACGGTTAAA GTATTTGGAACAACTTTGACAAGTCACCGGaataaaacacttcatgtt AGTGACAACATT CCCCCTCCTGCAAAGTATGGAGGTCGACACACTGTGACCCTGATACCCGGGGATGGAATCGGTCCAGAGCTTCTGAGTCATGTTGTAGAGGTTTTCAG GTTCAGCTGTGTGCCTGTGGACTTTGAGGTTGTGCATGTCAACTCTGCACTGGAGGCCGAGGACGATATCGATAATGCCATTACCGCCATCCGCCGAAATGGAGTTGCTCTTAAAG GTAACATAGAGACCAAACATACCATGCCGCCATCTATGAAATCCAGAAATAATCTCCTACG CACAAGCTTGGATCTGTATGCCAACGTGATGCACTGCCAGTCCCTCCCTGGAGTCCAAACTCGGCACAGGAACATCGACATCATGATCATCAGGGAGAACACAGAAGGAGAATACAGCAGTCTGGAGCACGAG AGTGTATCGGGGGTAGTGGAGTGTCTGAAGATCATCACCAGGAGCAATTCCCTCCGGATTGCTGAGTATGCGTTTCAACTGGCTCGGGAGAAAGGTCGTCGCAGGGTCACTGCAGTGCATAAAGCCAATATCAT GAAGCTTGGAGACGgcttgtttttgcagtgctgcaGGGAAGTGGCCTCTGGATACCCCGACATCACTTTTGACAGCATGATTGTGGATAACACCACCATGCAG CTTGTGTCCAAACCCCAACAGTTTGACGTGATGGTGATGCCTAATCTGTATGGGAACGTTGTCAGCAACGTGTGCGCCGGCCTGGTGGGAGGGCCTGGCCTTGTGCCTGGCGCTAATTATGGTCGGGACTATGCCGTGTTTGAAACG GCTACAAGGAACACAGGGAAAAGTGTTGCAGGGAAAAACATTGCTAACCCCACTGCTATGCTGCTGGCTAGTTGCATGATGCTGGACCACCTCAA GCTTTACAACTATGCCAACTTGATAAGGAATGCAGTACTCACCACAATGAATGAAACTAGG TTGCACACAGCGGATCTGGGGGGTCAGGGCACCACATCTGAGGTGGTCCAATCCATCATGAGGATCATCCAGAGCAAAGGACAGCTCACTGCAGACATCTAA